In one Mangrovibacterium diazotrophicum genomic region, the following are encoded:
- a CDS encoding transcriptional regulator — protein sequence MASLKSQFFNQKRYVGFILALGLCLTILSCRENRSVADELDVQLTNIEEEMLLLEADSLTSLLSLLDTSSVSAVNAARIQTIEGLIQYNQEKYDKAIPLLTEAEETLLENKDEFHLHLNQLIRAFGFEVMKLDFYAAKSYLECENYFAARKSKLFWFYSALGVLRMEKYLQIDRDELIKQISVERELLHLPRLDGLYYAALGYASSQMKADSLAAVYYEQSVYTYTEAKEWKRAFNNELNVISCLSQEEFLVEGERYLTNLLHKYDSYALTPTQLLRHNILLGRVLGLNGREEEAIELYEKNYTEAKQLKEYVPELNCTEMLAYLYQKTGDYEAALKMKDRVHSLERRKANQMQKVQLLALGAYYKYDKLANDKLKLKVRIQRAILIIILIGALVLLLMVVGWWIAQKNRQKRKKLLTENRTIRKQIDELVSSFQKANHKNEQLINQMQDIRTRHNESIRIENLLAMIERKEIKNWMEFELQFTLLLPDWINNLKEAAPVLTPTDLKYCMCLYFNMNNYEIAKLCDVSVDTIKSAKKRIRDKLALNESTEIYLYLKNVG from the coding sequence ATGGCTTCGTTGAAATCCCAGTTTTTTAATCAGAAGAGATATGTTGGATTCATCCTGGCACTGGGGCTTTGTCTAACAATATTGAGTTGCCGTGAGAATCGGTCAGTGGCTGATGAACTGGACGTGCAACTGACCAATATTGAAGAAGAAATGCTCTTATTGGAGGCTGATAGTTTGACCAGCCTGCTGAGCCTGCTTGACACGAGTTCGGTTTCGGCCGTCAATGCAGCGCGCATTCAAACAATTGAAGGACTTATTCAATATAATCAGGAAAAGTACGACAAAGCAATTCCCTTGCTGACTGAAGCTGAAGAAACATTATTGGAGAACAAAGATGAGTTTCATCTTCATCTCAATCAGTTGATTCGTGCGTTTGGTTTCGAGGTGATGAAGTTGGATTTTTATGCGGCCAAGAGCTACCTTGAATGTGAGAATTATTTTGCCGCCAGGAAATCCAAGTTGTTTTGGTTTTATTCCGCTTTAGGAGTTTTGCGGATGGAGAAATACCTGCAAATTGATCGTGATGAGCTGATCAAGCAGATTTCGGTAGAAAGAGAATTGTTGCATCTCCCCAGATTGGATGGTTTGTACTACGCCGCACTGGGGTATGCAAGTTCTCAAATGAAAGCGGATTCGCTCGCAGCAGTTTATTATGAACAATCGGTTTATACGTATACCGAGGCTAAGGAGTGGAAGCGGGCATTTAATAATGAACTGAATGTGATTAGTTGTCTATCTCAGGAGGAATTTTTGGTAGAGGGAGAGCGATACCTCACCAATCTTTTGCACAAATACGATAGCTACGCACTAACCCCTACGCAGTTGCTGCGCCATAATATTTTATTAGGCCGTGTATTGGGTTTAAACGGGCGTGAAGAAGAGGCTATTGAGCTTTATGAGAAAAACTACACGGAGGCTAAGCAGCTGAAAGAATACGTTCCTGAACTGAATTGCACTGAGATGCTAGCCTATTTGTACCAGAAGACCGGTGACTACGAAGCTGCACTAAAGATGAAGGACCGGGTGCATTCGCTGGAAAGGCGGAAAGCAAACCAAATGCAAAAGGTTCAGCTTCTGGCTTTGGGAGCTTATTATAAATACGATAAACTGGCAAACGACAAGCTGAAGTTGAAAGTACGCATTCAGCGGGCGATCTTGATTATTATCCTGATTGGAGCGTTGGTGTTGCTTTTAATGGTAGTCGGTTGGTGGATTGCTCAAAAAAATAGACAAAAGCGCAAGAAGCTGTTGACGGAAAACCGAACGATTAGAAAGCAGATTGACGAGTTGGTTTCATCGTTTCAAAAAGCAAACCATAAAAACGAACAGCTAATTAACCAGATGCAAGATATTCGGACTCGTCACAATGAATCAATTCGGATTGAGAACTTATTGGCGATGATTGAGCGAAAGGAAATTAAGAACTGGATGGAGTTTGAGCTACAATTTACCTTGCTTTTACCCGACTGGATTAATAACCTAAAAGAGGCCGCACCAGTACTAACCCCAACCGATCTTAAATATTGCATGTGCTTGTATTTCAATATGAATAATTACGAGATCGCGAAACTGTGCGATGTTAGTGTAGACACCATTAAAAGCGCTAAAAAGCGAATCCGGGATAAGTTGGCTTTGAACGAGTCGACCGAGATTTATTTGTACCTGAAAAATGTAGGTTAG